Proteins encoded within one genomic window of Argiope bruennichi chromosome 7, qqArgBrue1.1, whole genome shotgun sequence:
- the LOC129975920 gene encoding metal cation symporter ZIP14-like, which translates to MAIHWRTTFLIASFILPFYFCNAEQQFIDSLDILESLSQIALLRHHPTSAYSNANISESFSLLFEDLHNQNLTYALPNLNCSSLSQFPLLPKNLCNDGHLLKCMSASDMLELVPQSTKTVSEALARLCPLLLLQLHNSACSVPVSDQITSLKPSSLAVWGYGLLFVTVISCCSLVGVIILPLLSKNVYQVVLMLFEGLAVGSLVGSSLFHLIPQTFKLVGQDEEHNYLWKSLLIFGGIYLFYLSERFMKIIIDVKKERKLKKSGYQIKENSNEFLKTLPETNHTIIVTSVKEEKNENGNYTNGSLPILTAESFNNQNNYKINDATTEHMIVKSYPVEAEIANSHHTHHHEHTIHFEKGKSTIATVAWMIIFGDGLHNFIDGLSIGAAFSESILAGVSISVAVICEEFPHELGDFAVLLGAGMTMRQALLYNFLSAITCYLGLVLGIILGDLAEGAPFIFALAAGMFLYIALVDMMGELGEVLEEARQKGIKQQLKVFFIQNIGIILGVAILFVMARYQEHFNFENLSTFASSQEETIDDRVKQLYSGLQEAKNLQSVLTN; encoded by the exons ATGGCTATTCATTGGCGAACAACATTTCTCATTGCATCATTCattcttccattttatttctgCAATGCTGAGCAACAGTTCATTGATAGCTTAGATATTTTGGAATCTCTGTCGCAGATAGCACTTTTGCGACATCATCCAACATCTGCTTATTCAAATGCAAATATCTCGGAAAGCTTTTCTCTGTTGTTTGAAGACTTGCATAATCAAAATCTGACATATGCTTTACCAAATTTGAACTGTTCGTCTTTATCGCAGTTCCCTTTGTTGCCGAAAAATTTGTGCAATGATGGACATTTGCTTAAG tGCATGTCTGCAAGTGACATGTTGGAGCTAGTTCCACAATCAACAAAAACTGTAAGTGAAGCACTTGCAAGATTATGTCCATTGCTGCTACTTCAGCTTCATAATAGTGCTTGTTCAGTACCTGTTTCTGATCAGATTACTAGTCTAAAACCTTCTAGTTTGGcag TTTGGGGCTATGGACTTCTTTTTGTCACAGTCATAAGTTGTTGCTCATTAGTTGGTGTCATTATTCTGCCACTTCTAAGTAAGAATGTTTACCAAGTTGTCCTGATGTTATTTGAAGGATTGGCTGTTGGAAGCTTAGTTGGAAGTTCATTGTTTCATCTCATTCCTCAG ACTTTCAAACTTGTTGGACAAGATGAAGAGCATAATTATTTATGGAAGTCACTATTAATTTTTGGtggaatttatctattttatctgAGTGAAAggttcatgaaaataattattgatgtgaaaaag gaaagaaaattaaagaaatctggttatcaaatcaaagaaaactcaaatgaatttctgaaaacttTGCCCGAGACTAATCATACCATTATTGTTACATCtgtgaaagaggaaaaaaatgaaaacggcAACTATACCAATGGTTCTTTGCCAATACTCACTGCAGAgagttttaacaatcaaaataactACAAGATCAATGATGCCACAACTGAGCACATGATAGTAAAATCATATCCTGTTGAAGCTGAG aTTGCTAATTCTCATCATACTCATCATCATGAACACACAATCCATTTTGAGAAAGGTAAATCAACCATTGCTACGGTGGCATGGATGATTATATTTGGAGATGGACTGCATAATTTCATTGACGGATTATCTATTGGAGCTGCCTTCTCGGAGAGCATTCTTGCAGGTGTCAGTATATCGGTTGCTGTTATCTGTGAAGAATTTCCCCATGAATTAG GTGATTTTGCTGTTCTTTTGGGTGCTGGGATGACAATGCGCCAAGCATTACTTTACAATTTCCTGTCTGCAATCACATGCTATTTGGGACTTGTTTTGGGGATTATTCTTGGTGACTTAGCAGAAGGAGCTCCGTTTATTTTTGCCTTAGCAGCTGGAATGTTTTTGTATATAGCTCTTGTAGATATG atGGGTGAGCTTGGTGAAGTTTTAGAAGAAGCTCGTCAGAAAGGGATAAAACAACAACTGAAAGTGTTTTTTATTCAGAACATTGGCATCATACTTGGTGTAGCCATTTTATTTGTAATGGCTCGATATCAggaacatttcaattttgaaaacttaagCACTTTTGCATCTAGTCAAGAGGAAACAATAGACGATCGAGTGAAGCAACTCTATTCAGGACTTCAAGaagcaaaaaatttgcaaagCGTTCTcactaattaa